TCTGTGGAAAAGGTTGCTGGAGTTGTACAGAAAACACAATGTACAATTTTACTGGGTGGAAGCTCATGCCGATATAACAGAGAATGAGCGCTGTGATCAGCTTGCCGTTGAAGCATCAAAGGAAGATAACCTTTCTGTTGATGAAAACTATGAAAAATTGGGAAACTCCGGCAATTTTTTTGAGGAGTAAAAGACCATATTTTACATGACCGGGCATTGATTTGGTAATGAAATATAATCTTTATAGTTCATGTTTTCAGAGGACATTCTTTATGCGTTCGCACTTACCCTTTTTGCCGGATTGGCAACCGGGATAGGCAGTTTGCTGGCTTTTTTCACCAAAACCACCAATACACGGTTCTTATCTTTGGCACTTGGTTTTTCTGCCGGCGTGATGATTTATGTTTCCATGATCGAGATATTCTTTAAAGCCAGGGAATCTCTCGCAGGTCACCTGGGAGGGGATGTTGGTTATGTGATTACTGTTCTTTCCTTTTTTGGGGGAATCTTGTTTATCGGTCTGATTGACTACCTGATCCCGTCAGGGGAGAATCCCCATGAGGTAAAAATGGTGGAAGAGATGGAAAAAGGCAGTCTGGCAAGAGATCCCAGGCTGATGAAAATGGGCTTTTTTACTGCTTTGGCTATTGCCATACACAATTTTCCCGAAGGGCTGGCTACCTTTACTGCAGCCCTCAGTGATCAGGCCCTGGGACTGGCCATTGCCGTTGCCATTGCCATCCATAATATCCCGGAAGGGATTGCCGTATCGGTACCCATATACTATGCTACAGGAAGTAAGAAGAAGGCATTTCTGCATTCCTTTTTATCCGGGTTGGCCGAGCCGCTGGGTGCCCTTATCGGTTACCTGATACTCATGCCTTTCTTAAATCCGGCGGTTTTTGGTATTTTGTTTGCAGCCGTCGCCGGTATCATGGTTTTTATATCGTTTGATGAGCTGTTGCCTGCTGCCAGGGAGTACGGCAAGCATCACTGGT
The DNA window shown above is from Bacteroidales bacterium and carries:
- the zupT gene encoding zinc transporter ZupT; this encodes MFSEDILYAFALTLFAGLATGIGSLLAFFTKTTNTRFLSLALGFSAGVMIYVSMIEIFFKARESLAGHLGGDVGYVITVLSFFGGILFIGLIDYLIPSGENPHEVKMVEEMEKGSLARDPRLMKMGFFTALAIAIHNFPEGLATFTAALSDQALGLAIAVAIAIHNIPEGIAVSVPIYYATGSKKKAFLHSFLSGLAEPLGALIGYLILMPFLNPAVFGILFAAVAGIMVFISFDELLPAAREYGKHHWSIYGLIAGMAVMAVSLLLFA